Proteins from a single region of Bos indicus isolate NIAB-ARS_2022 breed Sahiwal x Tharparkar chromosome 6, NIAB-ARS_B.indTharparkar_mat_pri_1.0, whole genome shotgun sequence:
- the ALB gene encoding albumin, whose translation MKWVTFISLLLLFSSAYSRGVFRRDTHKSEIAHRFKDLGEEHFKGLVLIAFSQYLQQCPFDEHVKLVNELTEFAKTCVADESHAGCEKSLHTLFGDELCKVASLRETYGDMADCCAKQEPERNECFLSHKDDSPDLPKLKPDPNTLCDEFKADEKKFWGKYLYEIARRHPYFYAPELLYYANKYNGVFQECCQAEDKGACLLPKIETMREKVLTSSARQRLRCASIQKFGERALKAWSVARLSQKFPKAEFVEVTKLVTDLTKVHKECCHGDLLECADDRADLAKYICDNQDTISSKLKECCDKPLLEKSHCIAEVEKDAIPENLPPLTADFAEDKDVCKNYQEAKDAFLGSFLYEYSRRHPEYAVSVLLRLAKEYEATLEECCAKDDPHACYSTVFDKLKHLVDEPQNLIKQNCDQFEKLGEYGFQNALIVRYTRKVPQVSTPTLVEVSRSLGKVGTRCCTKPESERMPCAEDYLSLILNRLCVLHEKTPVSEKVTKCCTESLVNRRPCFSALTPDETYVPKAFDEKLFTFHADICTLPDTEKQIKKQTALVELLKHKPKATEEQLKTVMENFVAFVDKCCAADDKEACFAVEGPKLVVSTQTALA comes from the exons ACAAGAGTGAGATTGCTCATCGGTTTAAAGATTTGGGAGAAGAACATTTTAAAGGCCT GGTACTGATTGCCTTTTCTCAGTATCTCCAGCAGTGTCCATTTGATGAGCATGTAAAATTAGTGAACGAACTAACTGAGTTTGCAAAAACATGTGTTGCTGATGAGTCCCATGCCGGCTGTGAAAAGTCACTT CACACTCTCTTTGGAGATGAATTGTGTAAAGTTGCATCCCTTCGTGAAACCTATGGTGACATGGCTGACTGCTGTGCGAAACAAGAGCCTGAAAGAAATGAATGCTTCCTGAGCCACAAAGATGATAGCCCAGACCTCCCTAAATTGAAACCAGACCCCAATACTTTGTGTGATGAGTTTAAGGCAGATGAAAAGAAGTTTTGGGGAAA ataCCTATACGAAATTGCTAGAAGACATCCCTACTTTTATGCACCAGAACTCCTTTACTATGCTAATAAATATAATGGAGTTTTTCAAGAATGCTGCCAAGCTGAAGATAAAGGTGCCTGCCTGCTACCAAAG ATTGAAACTATGAGAGAAAAAGTACTGACTTCATCTGCCAGACAGAGACTCAGGTGTGCCAGTATTCAAAAATTTGGAGAAAGAGCTTTAAAAGCATG gtCAGTAGCTCGCCTGAGCCAGAAATTTCCCAAGGCTGAGTTTGTAGAAGTTACCAAGCTAGTGACAGATCTCACAAAAGTCCACAAGGAATGCTGCCATGGTGACCTACTTGAATGCGCAGATGACAGG GCAGATCTTGCCAAGTACATATGTGATAATCAAGATACAATCTCCAGTAAACTGAAGGAATGCTGTGATAAGCCTTTGTTGGAAAAATCCCACTGCATTGCTGAGGTAGAAAAAGATGCCATACCTGAAAACCTGCCCCCATTAACTGCTGACTTTGCTGAAGATAAGGATGTTTGCAAAAACTATCAGGAAGCAAAAGATGCCTTCCTGGGCTC GTTTTTGTATGAATATTCAAGAAGGCATCctgaatatgctgtctcagtGCTATTGAGACTTGCCAAGGAATATGAAGCCACACTGGAGGAATGCTGTGCCAAAGATGATCCACATGCATGCTATTCCACAGTG tttgacaAACTTAAGCATCTTGTGGATGAGCCTCAGAATTTAATCAAACAAAACTGTGACCAATTCGAAAAACTTGGAGAGTATGGATTCCAAAATGC GCTCATAGTTCGTTACACCAGGAAAGTACCCCAAGTGTCAACTCCAACTCTCGTGGAGGTTTCAAGAAGCCTAGGAAAAGTGGGTACTAGGTGTTGTACAAAGCCGGAATCAGAAAGAATGCCCTGTGCTGAAGACTAT CTGAGCTTGATCCTGAACCGGTTGTGCGTGCTGCATGAGAAGACACCAGTGAGTGAAAAAGTCACCAAGTGCTGCACAGAGTCATTGGTGAACAGACGGCCATGTTTCTCTGCTCTGACACCTGATGAAACATATGTACCCAAAGCCTTTGATGAGAAATTGTTCACCTTCCATGCAGATATATGCACACTTCCCGATACTGAGAAACAAATCAAGAAACAAAC TGCACTTGTTGAGCTGTTGAAACACAAGCCCAAGGCAACAGAGGAACAACTGAAAACCGTCATGGAGAATTTTGTGGCTTTTGTAGACAAGTGCTGTGCAGCTGATGACAAAGAGGCCTGCTTTGCTGTGGAG ggTCCAAAACTTGTTGTTTCAACTCAAACAGCCTTAGCCTAA
- the AFP gene encoding probable alpha-fetoprotein → MKWVVSFFLLFLLNFSDSRTMHKNAYGIDSILDSSPCSSGTNLVGLATIFFAQSVQGATYEEVSQMVKDVLTIIEKPTGSKQPAGCLENQVSAFLEEICREKEIPEKYGLSDCCSRTGEERHDCFLAHKKAAPASIPPFPVLEPVTSCKSYKENRELFINRYIYEIARRHPVLYAPTILSVATQYNKIIPHCCKAENATECFETKVTSITKELRESSLLNQHICAVMGKFGPRTFRAITVTKVSQKFPKANFTEIQKLVMDVAHIHEECCKGNVLECLQDGERVMSYICSQQDILSRQIAECCKLPTTLELGHCIIHAENDDKPEGLSPNVNRFLGDRDFNQLSSRDKDLSMARFTYEYSRRHTKLAVPIILRVAKGYQELLEKCSQSENPSECQDKGEEELEKYIQESQALAKRSCGLFQKLGEYYLQNAFLVAYTKKAPQLTSPELMALTRKMANAGAICCHLSEDKQLACGEGVADLIIGHLCIRHEENPINPGVDQCCTSSYSNRRPCFSSLVVDETYVPPPFSDDKFIFHKDLCQVQGVPLQTMKQQFLINLVKQKPQITEEQLETVVADFSGLLEKCCQSQEQEVCFTEEGPALISKTRAALGV, encoded by the exons ATGAAGTGGGTGgtatcattctttttactttttctactAAATTTTAGCGATTCCAGAACAATGCATAAAAATGCATATGGAATAG attccatattgGATTCTTCCCCATGTTCTTCAGGGACAAATTTAGTTGGCCT agcTACCATATTTTTTGCCCAGTCTGTTCAAGGAGCCACTTACGAGGAAGTAAGTCAAATGGTGAAAGATGTATTGACTATAATAGAGAAACCCACTGGCAGTAAGCAACCTGCTGGGTGTTTAGAGAACCAG GTATCTGCCTTTCTGGAAGAAATTTGCCGTGAAAAGGAAATTCCTGAAAAGTATGGGCTTTCAGACTGCTGCAGCCGAACTGGAGAGGAAAGACATGACTGTTTCTTGGCACACAAAAAGGCTGCTCCAGCTTCCATTCCACCCTTTCCAGTTCTGGAACCTGTCACAAGTTGTAAATCGTACAAGGAAAATAGAGAGCTGTTCATAAACAG ATACATCTATGAAATAGCAAGAAGGCACCCTGTCCTGTATGCACCAACAATTCTTTCTGTGGCTACtcaatacaataaaattattcCACATTGCTGCAAAGCTGAAAATGCCACTGAATGCTTCGAAACAAAG GTAACATCAATTACAAAAGAATTAAGAGAAAGCAGTTTGTTAAATCAGCATATATGTGCAGTAATGGGAAAATTTGGACCCCGGACCTTCCGAGCCAT aactGTTACTAAAGTGAGTCAAAAGTTTCCCAAAGCTAATTTTACTGAAATTCAGAAACTGGTCATGGATGTGGCCCACATACATGAGGAATGCTGCAAAGGAAACGTGCTGGAGTGTCTGCAGGATGGG GAAAGAGTTATGTCCTACATATGTTCCCAACAAGATATTCTGTCAAGACAAATAGCAGAGTGCTGCAAGTTGCCCACCACACTTGAACTTGGTCATTGCATAATTCATGCAGAAAATGATGACAAACCTGAAGGCTTATCTCCAAATGTAAATAGGTTTTTAGGAGACAGAGATTTCAACCAACTTTCTTCAAGGGATAAAGATCTCTCCATGGCAAG ATTTACATATGAATATTCAAGAAGACACACTAAGCTTGCTGTTCCAATAATTCTAAGGGTTGCTAAAGGATATCAGGAATTACTGGAGAAGTGTTCCCAGTCTGAAAACCCTTCTGAATGCCAGGATAAAGGG GAAGAAGAATTGGAGAAATATATCCAGGAGAGCCAAGCCCTGGCAAAGCGAAGCTGTGGTCTCTTTCAGAAATTAGGAGAATATTACTTACAAAATGC GTTTCTTGTTGCTTACACAAAGAAGGCTCCTCAGCTGACCTCGCCTGAGCTGATGGCCTTGACCAGGAAAATGGCGAACGCAGGAGCCATTTGTTGCCATCTCAGTGAGGACAAACAGCTGGCCTGTGGCGAGGGAGTG GCTGACCTTATTATAGGACACTTATGCATCAGACATGAAGAGAACCCCATAAACCCTGGTGTTGACCAGTGCTGCACCTCTTCATACTCCAACAGGAGGCCATGCTTCAGCAGCTTGGTGGTGGATGAGACATACGTGCCTCCGCCATTCTCCGATGACAAGTTCATCTTCCATAAGGATCTATGCCAAGTTCAGGGTGTACCACTGCAGACAATgaagcaaca GTTTCTCATTAACCTTGTGAAGCAGAAGCCACAAATAACAGAGGAACAACTGGAGACGGTCGTTGCAGATTTCTCTGGCCTCCTGGAAAAGTGTTGCCAAAGCCAAGAGCAGGAAGTCTGCTTTACAGAAGAG